tatCAGTTCGCAGTGCCCTGTTGGCGTGTCTTGGCTAAGTtgtattcaaatttatcttcgCGAACATCTCAGCATGTCATGTTGTCCCAGCCTAAACGCACTCTCAATAGGGTGCATATCCAGCATTGTTTCTATATCTTTGGACTTTCACACTACCGTGATTGCGGCACAGGCCAGTCTTTACACCGTGAGGAACTCCTGTTGTGATATCTCTTCACCACAATCTTCCAGTATACCAGTGCCGCATATGGCAGCACTGGTATCCCGTGTAAACCGTTCCACCTAACATCCTTCTGCAGGTGCAGAGGGCGCATAGCGCCTTTCGTCTTCTTTCCTGGTTAttagtttcgaatcgaggaaaAGTCCTAGATATGTCGCCTACTTCGATAACTGCAGGGTGATTCGGTTCAAAAACGGGAGTCTAAAATCAGGTAAGATCTCCAAGAAAAGAGGTCAATCTGCTTCAAACCATTTCGCATAGCCCATCTCGATAGTGGGTATTTCGATATATTGATAGCGGACATACTCCTGACTGGCTGGAAAGTGCAGCTTCCACCGTCTCGGTGTAAGTACGTACTCTGAGCACTAGTGCCCTCATATTCTTCGCAGATTTAGCCCAAAAACTTCTCTACGCTCTTTTCGCCCTTTGCCGttttatctctctctctcccttcgCACTGTTGAAGAGCTTCCTGCTTTTGTTCCTGAGTACTTTCGACACCGTTGTCCACTACCAGTGTGTTGGTATTGACTCCAAGTATAAGGTCGTTCCCCTGGGCCTTGCATAATCCGACCGGCTTTGGTTGGGTTTTGCTTGGAAGCTATGACCAGTAAAAGTATGCTTGGCGTCTCCAGAACACTACCGTTAAGTcgtagttaggttaggttatgtaagagtggcagtcctttacagactcacttagactatttaaagtccattgtgataccacagtagcgacaagcctaggcttctggcgggaatcgaacccacgacccaagcacgctaccaactcggctaccggggcgccctaagTGCTCCTGTGTAAGAAATCCTCTTTTGCTTCTTTTAACCCCGTTTATGTCTAAAAAATAAGTCTTggaaaatcattaaaatataaatttttcaaaagcttTCAGAGCGATTCGGGTTATTGCTCCATTCTTTTGACATAAAGAAAGAACCTCTTTGGtactttgtaatttttatttatcaaaataaacatttaataaATATTGCAGTACATATTGAAATAATTCATGGGAAAAACTTCAGATTTTTGCATgccttatttaaaaaaaaactgaccAAAAATAAATGAAGGCACTTGTCGATAAGTTCATTGGCTATTGTTGGTTGCAACAGATaagccaaaaaaatattttgataagcccataaaagttttcaaTTCCAATATCTTGGTATAAATAACAAAATCGTTGCAAAAGACAATTGTCAGTTCAATATGTTGCGTTTCGCAGTAGTTTTCGCTTTGGCTTGTTGTGCCTTAGCCGGCACTGTTACCGATGAATTTTATGGCCGTATTGTCAACGGTAAGGACACCACCATTGAAAAACATCCCTATCAGGTGTCTTTGCAAACCTACTCTGGTAGCCATTTCTGTGGTGGTTCCATTATCAGCGAAGATATCATTGTGACCGCTGCTCATTGCATGCAATCCTATACCGCTTCCCAAATTAGGGTACGTCTTGGCTCTACCGAATACAACAAGGGTGGTGAATTGGTGGCTGTCAAAGCCTTCAGATATCATGAGGGCTACAACTCCAAGACAAAGGTGAACGATATTGCCGTCATTAAATTGGCCACTCCCGTCAAGGAATCGTCCAGAATTCGTTACATAGCTATGGCCACCAGAACTCCTCCCACGGGCACCCATGCTGTTGTCACCGGCTGGGGTACCAAATGCTTTTTGACCTGTGTCAGCCTGCCCAAGACTTTGCAAGAAGTTGAAGTTGATATTGTGGATGAGAAGGCTTGTGCTTCCAGTGAATACAAATATGGATCTCAAATTAAGGAAACCATGGTGTGTGCCTATGCTGTCGACAAGGATGCTTGCCAAGGTGATTCAGGTGGTCCCTTGGTTGCTGAAGGCAAACTGGTGGGTGTTGTCTCCTGGGGTAATGGATGTGCCAAGTCTGGCTATCCTGGTGTCTATGCTGATGTTCCCTCCCTACACCTCTGGGTGGAGAGAACCGCCGAGGTATTGTAAATTAATGAAAGCTgccaaaatttgattaaaaatgaaacaaaaacgctggtcaaaataaaaaaacgttcCTGTTTATTTAAGAAATAGGGTTTTATCGCTAGCATTAACCGAAATAAACAAAGTGGCCATAAATAGTTCATATGGCTATATTAGGGGTTAAGATAAGCATAGTAAGATTTGAATTAGTCCATAACACCTTGCAACCAAGTGTTTTGCACAATGGGAATACAACATTCgaatttagattttttcttCAAGATACGAATTCAGACAACACCATGCTCGTAGTCAAagctaaaattaaattaatttttttgattagAGTGATATAAAaacgtcgggcggtgccgaatgtataataccctacacctacccaatTCTGATCAAATTTTGATGTACCTcggcaaatgacaacattattgcaaattacccaacatctgacgaacataaatatgggagctatatctaattcagaATCGAGCAAACGTCTCACATAATGTggtaatcgtcgaggaaagcgttgtgcaaaattttggcaagattgggcaaacaatgcgcttgcagtggctcttggggtgagaATCTGCTGATATacataaatgacagctatatctaaatctggttcgatttctatgaaattcaccagtaatatcgagggtcataagaaaatccttcctgcaagcATTTATtgatcttgccaaaaattttgttaaacgcTTTTAGAtacagtcgtcgaagaaagcgttttgcaaaatttttggcaagatcaATAAATGCttgcaggaacgattttcttatgacctcgAATCTCGAAGTTAAAccatatatgacaggtatatctaaatctgaaccgatttctttaaaatccaTCTACAATGCCGAgaagcaagagaaaatcctttctgccatatttcgagagaatcgataaataaatcggacgagaatatatatatttatatatgggagctatgtctaaatctgaaccgattttgagcaaactttatggacattttggaagtcatcgaggaaagcgttgtacaaaattttgggaagattggtcaataaatgcacttgcagtggctctaggagtgaaaatcgggcgatatatatgtatgagagctatatctaaatctgaaccgattttcatgaaattcatcactagagtcgagagtcattagaaaatatttcctgcaaaatttcgagagaatcgggtaacaaatgaccattttattgcattattactgcaaatcggacgaacatatatatgggagctatatccaaatctgaacccatttctatgaaaattaactGTAACATCGggtgtcataagaaaatccttcctgccaaatttcgagaaaatcggttaacaaatgaccattttattgcagtattactgcaaatcggacgaacatatatgtgggggctatatccaaatctaaaccgattgtttccaaattcaatagacttcgtctctagaccgaaaaatacgcccataccaaatttgaagacgatcgcatgaatattgcgacttgtagtttgtacacaaattaacatggacagacagacagacggacatagctaaatcgaatcagaaagtgattctgaacccatcggtgtacttatcaatgggtctatctctcttccttctgggtgttacaaactcattcactaagttataataccctgtaccacagtagtggtgtagggtataattatctATTGAGAATTTATGAAATTGCATGTAACCTAGTGTAAATAGGTGTATTGTAACGGAGTTTTAGGGATTTCCATACCAGAAttcttgaaaacaaaatttaaacattcCCAAAATGAGGGctgtagaaaatatttttagccattttaaaattttaattacattttccCTGAAAGaacattggaaaaatttaagtttctagGGTCTGAAGAAGACCAATTGAGATATCTGTTAGCACAGGAGCTAAAACCGgttataaccgatttggatcatactcgtcatggttgttgaaagtcaaaacgcgtacaaaatcggataacaattgtggttTTAAgggacacaagaagtcaaacccaagGGCCCATTgttttgagagctatatccaaatacgaaccgatttggcttattGGCAACTCTCAATGAtcttcatcgaaatttgaagtgaacggacggacggacatggcgagattgacttagaatatcaagaaaataaagaatatatatatatatatatatatatatatatatagcatcgcaaatcgatatttcgaggttttaagAGATGGAAGATTAGATATGTTTATCCGaccttaggtgtgatcttggacaggaaacttaattggaagtgtcacattcaggagcgtaccgagaaggctcacagatgttggggatTAAGAAGATGGGccgaaatgaggcctgaatccgtGGAAAGAtcactggttctacaggagcgtgattataccGATACTTACATActcctcaatagtttggtggactgcgacaaggtgcaacgtaaggataatacaacaggttcagagaacatgttgtgttGGCATAGGTGGATCGAAgaggactacgcccactagggcactggagacttttatagatatccgacccaaagaCATGTAGATTAAGTgcgaagcagccactgcggctatgagacttaagacgatgggagaatggatagaggttagaaccagctcataccatcgcggtataatcgaggagacgattggaaacctgggaggaagggaagagatttccgatcggatacctgagataaaccttgaagtcgagtgcgtggcactgctgccatcggcacagtcttggattgacgaaatcctagtattgccatctggaagatcatgtttcacggacggatcaaaactagaggacagattgggccttggggtctacattgagtgAGATCTgtgttagactgcctgaccatattgCGATCCTGccggcggagatccgagcgatcacggaatgcgtgaggtgatatggttttcacgcgaggacgtcgagtataaaCATCCTTGCGGACAGTACActagccatcagggcaatagcaaccaggacggtagggtcacgaacagtcttgcagtgttagaaggagattaacgccttctctgaggatgacactatCCTCGTCGTTTTGTTGTCGGGCCATAGCATTGTAAGGGGAAAGGAAAAAGCAgtcgatttggctgtgaaggccaAAGGATTCAATGTGAtgtgtccgttggtcaaaacatgtattcgaagtgtcgaaggaagcattcaagtgtttaggcttttttaggcggtgtaagaaatatttccctccctctgatcttcttaatatctacactaCGTACATTAGGCCGTAGACTCGCATATATGGgccggagcttcaaaatcatcctaggagctgcttgaccgtgtccagaggcaggcgttggtgttgattggagatggtaGGGCGCTGTTCTATTGATTCTACCACGGTATGTGTTTttcggaaatcagtcttctgattactgacttgaggttgtttgtcaAAAATACAAGATTTCTAGAATCGCGCACCGGTTTGTAGtcgattggccagctgatcggaccatgcactaccgagagaattcttttttgcaaggacggttcgtatgtggaatcgacttccggtaGATGTCTTTCCCCCTACTTACTGCATCCagaaatatcaataaacactactccctctttccctcCACCGATCCTTAACCACTCTCAAACGCAATGCCctacatatataggggacattccCTGCGTGTTGATTGAACAAAAAAGAGCGTGGGCTacaaatgcgcatgtaacactttggaatagcgaaacggtcggtaggacggcgaaaatcctatagggagatccagatcttcagaagatgaggctataactgaaatgaagtaagctggaggtcagtaaagctttcggtatcataacaggacacataggattacgagttcacttatgcaaaatcggtgcggcaagcgatAACATGTGGgtagatgataagacgttggagcatttcctatatcattgcctggctttcgcgtctaacagacaaCGTCAACAAGGTGtggacacaatactagacatgaaccaactaaggggcgtagtatggaaaacaattcgggattttgtaagcagcacggaattcctgacttaaatccTCTTTTACGATgttatttttagtatttagaacgaAGAATAAACCGTTTACtggattaggtgtatgtccatagtggtatggggcagattaatatccacaccctcttttcaacctaacctaacctgaaaTGTTTCTGTCCGGAGAATATCTTCTTGAAATGTTTATGCAGGGTAGGATTgatagggttaggttaggtttaagttttTGTCcatttgtaataccacaggaacagaataaggaagatgtcttctattgtagttcctatcgttgaacgatccgctaaatcagacaggttcgtaaagaaatgagaaccgaaAGTGAAACTCTTTCCGACTGCTAGTGCTAGGTTGTAAGGTTgcggctctggatatctccaaagcatttgatagggtctggcacggtgcactactataaaaacttgtcgcatttggtgtcga
The genomic region above belongs to Stomoxys calcitrans chromosome 5, idStoCalc2.1, whole genome shotgun sequence and contains:
- the LOC106091296 gene encoding trypsin — its product is MLRFAVVFALACCALAGTVTDEFYGRIVNGKDTTIEKHPYQVSLQTYSGSHFCGGSIISEDIIVTAAHCMQSYTASQIRVRLGSTEYNKGGELVAVKAFRYHEGYNSKTKVNDIAVIKLATPVKESSRIRYIAMATRTPPTGTHAVVTGWGTKCFLTCVSLPKTLQEVEVDIVDEKACASSEYKYGSQIKETMVCAYAVDKDACQGDSGGPLVAEGKLVGVVSWGNGCAKSGYPGVYADVPSLHLWVERTAEVL